In one window of Hymenobacter nivis DNA:
- a CDS encoding dicarboxylate/amino acid:cation symporter — MKLSRVAVAALVLMLLAVSLTVLAQTGQLALPAAVPVAARWAALGALALAVAPRRSLTGWIVLSMLVGIEIGHDAPAVALPLKVLSDAFLRLVKTIIAPLVFATLVVGIAGHANLKQVGRMGLKALIYFEVVTTFALFIGLAAINFTKAGVGIKHAAITEKADVIVAAAPQTTADIILHIFPENIAKSVAEGQVLQVVVFAILFAIGLALTPERPRRVMLEICESLSEVMFKFTNVVMFFAPLGVGGAMAYTVAKMGFGPLLNAFQLLLTLYGALIVFVLLVLLPVALLMRIPLRRFVAAVAEPVSIAFATTSSEAALPRAMEAMESIGVPRRIVAFVMPTGYSFNLDGTTLYLSLAAVFVAQAAGVTLSFGDQMLLVFTLMLTSKGVAGVPRASLVILLATLPSFNLPAWPVFIILGIDALMDMARTAVNVLGNCLASAVVARWEGEFIDDYQGPDPAALPEPVAATSH; from the coding sequence ATGAAGCTCTCGCGCGTTGCCGTTGCGGCCCTGGTTTTGATGCTGCTGGCCGTTTCGCTCACAGTTCTGGCCCAAACCGGGCAGCTGGCCCTGCCGGCCGCCGTGCCCGTGGCCGCACGCTGGGCCGCCCTGGGGGCCCTGGCGCTGGCCGTGGCCCCGCGCCGCTCGCTCACGGGCTGGATTGTGCTGAGCATGTTGGTGGGCATCGAAATCGGGCACGACGCCCCCGCCGTGGCCCTGCCCCTGAAGGTGCTCAGCGACGCATTTCTGCGGCTCGTGAAGACCATCATCGCCCCGCTGGTGTTTGCCACGCTGGTGGTGGGCATTGCCGGCCACGCCAACCTCAAGCAGGTGGGCCGCATGGGGCTCAAGGCCCTGATTTACTTTGAGGTAGTAACCACTTTTGCCTTGTTCATCGGGCTGGCGGCCATCAACTTCACCAAGGCCGGGGTAGGCATCAAGCACGCGGCCATTACCGAAAAAGCCGACGTCATCGTCGCCGCCGCGCCCCAAACCACGGCCGATATCATCCTGCACATCTTCCCCGAAAACATTGCTAAATCGGTGGCCGAAGGACAGGTGCTGCAAGTGGTAGTGTTCGCCATCCTCTTCGCCATCGGCCTGGCCCTCACCCCCGAACGGCCCCGACGCGTGATGCTCGAAATCTGCGAAAGCCTGTCGGAGGTGATGTTCAAGTTTACCAACGTGGTAATGTTTTTTGCGCCCCTGGGCGTGGGCGGGGCCATGGCCTACACGGTGGCCAAAATGGGTTTTGGGCCCCTGCTCAACGCATTTCAACTGCTGCTCACGCTTTACGGGGCCCTCATCGTCTTCGTGCTGCTGGTGCTGCTGCCGGTGGCGCTGCTCATGCGCATTCCACTGCGGCGCTTCGTGGCGGCGGTGGCCGAACCGGTGAGCATTGCCTTTGCCACCACCAGCAGCGAGGCCGCCCTGCCACGCGCCATGGAGGCGATGGAAAGCATCGGAGTGCCGCGCCGCATCGTAGCCTTCGTGATGCCGACGGGCTACTCCTTCAACCTCGACGGCACTACGCTCTACCTCTCGCTGGCGGCCGTGTTCGTGGCCCAGGCGGCGGGCGTCACGCTCTCGTTTGGCGACCAGATGTTGCTGGTATTCACGCTTATGCTCACCAGCAAGGGCGTGGCCGGGGTGCCGCGCGCCTCACTCGTGATTCTGCTGGCCACGCTGCCCTCGTTCAATTTGCCGGCCTGGCCGGTGTTCATCATTCTGGGTATCGACGCGCTGATGGACATGGCCCGCACCGCTGTGAACGTGCTCGGCAACTGCCTGGCCTCGGCCGTGGTGGCCCGCTGGGAAGGCGAGTTCATCGACGACTACCAGGGCCCCGACCCGGCCGCGCTGCCCGAGCCGGTGGCCGCTACGAGCCATTGA
- a CDS encoding DUF6799 domain-containing protein, translated as MKRFLLIAGTAGALAGAPRLAAAQQGGYPVATTAQTQFVYQNGAVVQREGPSTKSLTQNVRLANGIKINYKSGIVEFPGGKLITLREGDFVRPDGSLVFATPGSAAAARGDGPAPSSAPFTTYTLPTRVVPGNATAETGSLQLRVQLLERKVELLNRKVALLNQGQAASPGAHQIDLDLAALDAQLQAGK; from the coding sequence ATGAAACGTTTTCTTTTAATTGCTGGCACGGCCGGCGCATTGGCGGGGGCCCCGCGCCTAGCCGCGGCCCAGCAGGGCGGCTACCCGGTGGCCACCACGGCCCAAACGCAATTTGTATACCAAAACGGCGCGGTGGTACAGCGCGAGGGCCCCAGCACCAAGTCCCTCACCCAGAACGTGCGCTTGGCCAACGGCATCAAAATCAACTACAAAAGCGGCATCGTGGAGTTTCCGGGCGGCAAGCTCATTACGCTCAGGGAAGGTGATTTTGTACGGCCCGACGGCAGCCTCGTATTTGCTACGCCGGGCAGCGCCGCCGCGGCCCGCGGCGACGGCCCAGCGCCCAGCAGCGCTCCGTTCACTACCTACACGCTGCCTACCCGCGTCGTGCCCGGCAATGCCACGGCCGAAACCGGGTCCCTCCAGCTGCGCGTGCAGCTCCTGGAACGCAAAGTGGAGCTGCTCAACCGCAAAGTCGCCCTGCTGAACCAAGGCCAAGCCGCCTCGCCCGGCGCTCACCAAATCGACCTCGACCTGGCGGCGCTCGACGCGCAGCTGCAAGCTGGTAAGTAG
- the recR gene encoding recombination mediator RecR yields MDFPSKLIENAVGELARLPGIGKKTALRLALHLLKADTDTTASLAEALAKMRFEITYCRTCHSISDAEECSICANQLRDHAQVCVVADVRDVIAIENTGQYRGVYHVLGGVISPIEGVGPTDLHIDSLVERAAAEDSDVREIILAISPTMEGDTTAFYLSRRLRDLPNVHISTIARGIPMGGELEYADEITLGRSIVDRQRQVN; encoded by the coding sequence ATGGACTTTCCTTCCAAGCTGATTGAAAACGCCGTGGGCGAGTTGGCCCGGCTGCCCGGCATTGGCAAAAAAACGGCTCTGCGCCTAGCGCTGCACCTGCTGAAGGCCGACACCGACACTACGGCCTCACTGGCCGAGGCGCTGGCCAAAATGCGCTTTGAAATCACTTACTGCCGCACCTGCCACAGTATTTCCGACGCCGAGGAGTGCAGCATTTGCGCCAACCAGCTGCGCGACCACGCCCAGGTGTGCGTGGTGGCCGACGTGCGCGACGTTATTGCCATCGAAAACACGGGCCAGTACCGCGGCGTGTACCACGTGCTTGGCGGCGTCATTTCGCCCATCGAGGGCGTGGGGCCCACCGATTTGCACATCGACTCGCTGGTGGAGCGGGCCGCGGCCGAAGATTCGGACGTGCGCGAAATTATTCTCGCCATCAGCCCTACCATGGAGGGCGATACCACCGCCTTTTATCTCTCGCGCCGCCTGCGCGACCTGCCGAACGTGCACATCAGCACCATCGCCCGCGGTATTCCGATGGGCGGCGAGCTGGAATACGCCGACGAAATTACCCTTGGCCGCAGCATCGTGGACCGCCAGCGGCAGGTGAACTAA
- a CDS encoding glycosyltransferase family 2 protein, which produces MVKLSVVVVSYNVSYFLEQALLSVRRAAEKLGAPVEVFVVDNNSADHSVAMVRARFPEVRLIENKHNPGFAKANNQALRRATGQYQLLLNPDTVVEEDTFRACCDFMDAHPAGGGLGVHMLDGQGRFLPESKRGLPTPAVAVCKMLGLSRLLPNSRIFGRYHLGYLDKSQTHEVDVLSGAFMLLRRTALAQVGLLDEDYFMYGEDIDLSYRLTLGGWKNYYFPGARIIHYKGESTRRTSVNYVLVFYRAMVIFARKHFAPGPAGLVSLLINTAIWLRAGAAIFERLVRRVAPVLLDAGLVYGGMFLLKSYWEAHFKYPPGPYPPQFLLVAVPGYIAMWLASAYLSGGYGRPLKLGRLARGILVGTVLISAASNFLDAWRFSKALIVLGGAWALVALVGRQLATHFVKYQNLHLGKPRPKNIAIVGSAAESQRVCQLLEAAAVPARVVGYVAVGPQATDVLVPPPPGHSLAHAPAEALGELRQLPDLVHLYALDELIFCGRDLLASQIIGLMLALPATPPVAYKILPEASAYIIGSSRKDAPGNYYALHSALNLHQPGPARAKRLLDVLSAATLLLLGPMLIWFQADRQGFVRNAAAVLRGQATWVGLRHTPGPAQARPAVLSPADAAAAHGLPGTGTRQHLELLYAKNYTPGQDVGILWRCWRRLGQAVGPPAAEK; this is translated from the coding sequence GTGGTCAAACTCTCCGTCGTCGTCGTCAGCTACAACGTCAGCTATTTCCTGGAGCAGGCGCTGCTATCGGTGCGGCGGGCGGCCGAAAAGCTGGGGGCCCCGGTGGAAGTGTTCGTAGTGGATAACAACTCGGCCGACCACTCGGTAGCGATGGTGCGGGCCCGTTTCCCGGAGGTTAGGCTGATCGAAAACAAGCATAACCCGGGCTTCGCCAAGGCCAACAACCAGGCCCTGCGCCGCGCCACCGGCCAGTACCAGCTGCTGCTCAACCCCGACACGGTGGTGGAGGAAGATACCTTCCGGGCCTGCTGCGATTTTATGGACGCGCATCCCGCCGGCGGGGGCCTGGGCGTGCACATGCTCGACGGCCAGGGCCGCTTCCTGCCCGAGAGCAAGCGCGGCCTGCCTACGCCTGCCGTGGCGGTGTGCAAAATGCTGGGCCTGAGCCGCCTGCTGCCCAATTCGCGCATTTTTGGCCGCTACCACCTGGGGTATTTGGATAAAAGCCAAACCCACGAAGTGGACGTGCTCAGCGGGGCGTTTATGCTGCTGCGCCGCACGGCCCTGGCCCAGGTGGGGCTGCTCGACGAAGACTACTTCATGTACGGCGAGGACATCGACCTCTCGTACCGCCTTACGCTGGGCGGCTGGAAAAACTACTATTTCCCCGGGGCTCGCATCATCCACTACAAGGGCGAAAGCACCCGGCGCACGAGCGTCAACTACGTGCTCGTGTTTTATCGGGCGATGGTGATTTTTGCTCGCAAGCATTTTGCCCCAGGGCCCGCCGGCCTGGTGTCGCTGCTCATCAACACCGCCATCTGGCTACGGGCGGGGGCCGCCATTTTTGAGCGCCTGGTGCGTCGCGTCGCGCCGGTGCTGCTTGATGCCGGCCTGGTGTACGGGGGCATGTTTTTATTGAAATCGTACTGGGAAGCCCATTTTAAATACCCACCGGGGCCCTATCCGCCGCAGTTTTTGTTGGTGGCCGTGCCGGGCTACATCGCCATGTGGCTGGCCTCGGCCTACCTGAGCGGCGGCTACGGCCGGCCCCTGAAACTGGGCCGCCTGGCGCGGGGCATCCTGGTGGGCACGGTGCTGATTTCAGCGGCGTCGAATTTCCTGGATGCCTGGCGGTTTTCCAAGGCGCTCATCGTGCTGGGCGGGGCCTGGGCGCTGGTGGCGCTGGTGGGGCGGCAACTGGCCACGCACTTCGTAAAATACCAAAACTTACATTTGGGCAAGCCCCGCCCGAAGAACATTGCCATCGTGGGCTCGGCGGCCGAGAGCCAGCGCGTGTGCCAGCTGCTCGAAGCCGCCGCCGTGCCCGCCCGCGTCGTGGGCTACGTGGCCGTAGGACCCCAGGCCACCGATGTGCTGGTGCCGCCGCCGCCCGGGCACTCCCTGGCGCACGCACCGGCTGAGGCCCTGGGCGAGTTGCGCCAACTGCCTGATCTGGTGCACCTGTACGCGCTGGACGAGTTAATTTTTTGCGGCCGCGACCTACTAGCCAGCCAAATTATCGGCCTGATGCTGGCGCTGCCCGCCACGCCGCCGGTGGCCTACAAAATATTACCCGAGGCCAGCGCCTACATCATCGGCAGCAGCCGCAAAGACGCGCCCGGCAACTACTACGCCCTCCACAGCGCCCTGAACCTGCACCAGCCGGGCCCCGCCCGCGCCAAGCGCCTGCTCGACGTGCTGAGCGCCGCTACCCTGCTACTGCTGGGGCCCATGCTTATTTGGTTTCAAGCTGACCGCCAGGGATTTGTGCGCAACGCGGCGGCCGTGCTGCGGGGCCAGGCCACATGGGTGGGCCTGCGCCACACGCCCGGCCCGGCCCAGGCGCGGCCCGCCGTGCTCTCGCCCGCCGACGCTGCTGCTGCGCACGGCCTTCCTGGTACTGGCACCCGGCAACACCTCGAATTGCTGTATGCCAAAAACTACACCCCGGGGCAGGACGTGGGTATTTTGTGGCGCTGCTGGCGGCGGCTGGGGCAGGCCGTGGGGCCCCCAGCGGCGGAAAAATAG
- a CDS encoding enolase C-terminal domain-like protein — protein sequence MPTWTLTALDLPLRFVWKISRNASAAKTNLVVQVAGRGHTGRGEAAPNVRYAESPALLAEQFGALQAAGLAQVETLDDLDALLGAHPVAHALSFALEAALVQRLAARAGQPVWRWLGVPPPAAATPTAFTLPIMPPGEVAAFLAAQRAARFKLLKVKVDAAGGLDLLREVARVLPGHPLLVDGNEAWADADGLLQFLAQARAVPGLHLALLEQPLPAACAADYRYLRPRAGVPLLADESVTDTADFEEIARQFHGVNVKLMKAGGLRRGIELLRRTRAHGLRPMLGCMVETSLGIAAALQISALADVHDLDGILIIKDEPFGLVHEADGALVLA from the coding sequence ATGCCTACCTGGACCCTCACCGCCCTCGACCTGCCGCTGCGCTTCGTCTGGAAAATTTCCCGCAACGCCTCCGCCGCCAAAACCAACCTCGTGGTGCAGGTGGCCGGCCGCGGCCACACCGGCCGGGGCGAGGCCGCGCCCAACGTGCGCTACGCCGAGTCGCCGGCGCTGCTGGCCGAGCAGTTTGGGGCCCTGCAAGCCGCGGGGCTGGCGCAAGTGGAAACGCTGGATGACCTAGACGCCTTGCTGGGGGCCCATCCCGTGGCCCACGCCCTCAGCTTTGCTTTGGAGGCAGCGCTGGTGCAACGGCTGGCCGCCCGCGCCGGTCAACCGGTGTGGCGATGGCTGGGCGTGCCGCCGCCGGCCGCCGCTACGCCCACGGCCTTCACGCTGCCCATTATGCCGCCCGGCGAGGTGGCGGCATTCCTGGCGGCGCAGCGGGCGGCGCGCTTTAAGTTGCTGAAAGTGAAGGTAGACGCCGCCGGGGGGCTCGACTTACTACGCGAAGTGGCCCGGGTGCTGCCCGGCCACCCGCTGCTCGTGGATGGCAACGAGGCCTGGGCCGACGCCGATGGCCTGCTGCAATTCCTGGCGCAAGCCCGCGCCGTGCCCGGCCTGCACCTGGCCCTGCTGGAGCAGCCCCTGCCCGCCGCCTGCGCCGCCGACTACCGCTACCTGCGGCCCCGGGCCGGCGTGCCACTGCTGGCCGATGAATCGGTAACGGATACGGCTGACTTTGAAGAAATTGCCCGGCAATTCCACGGCGTGAACGTGAAGTTGATGAAGGCCGGTGGCCTCCGGCGTGGCATCGAGCTGCTACGCCGCACCCGCGCCCATGGCCTGCGCCCCATGCTGGGCTGCATGGTCGAAACCAGCCTGGGCATCGCCGCCGCCCTGCAAATCAGCGCCTTGGCCGACGTGCACGACCTCGATGGCATCCTCATTATCAAAGACGAGCCCTTTGGCCTGGTGCACGAAGCGGATGGGGCCCTGGTACTGGCCTAA
- a CDS encoding pyridoxal phosphate-dependent aminotransferase, translating to MPEVLAPASPLSNRLLAMTESATIAMAKKARELAALGVDVISLSFGEPDFQTPQYIKDAAKKAVDDGFTFYTPVPGTLELRQAICAKLKKENDLDYLPTNIVVSTGAKQALANAILSLVNPGDEVIVFSPYWVSYEEMVKLAEGVPVPLVGSLENDYKATAAQLEAAITPRTKLIMYSSPCNPTGAVFSKEELGEIAAVLARHPQVYALADEIYEYINFVGEHYSLARFPEVKDRVITVNGFSKGYAMTGWRLGYLAARADIASACDKLQGQITSGTCSIAQKAGTAALIGGHGSADEMVTAYHRRRDLVLDIAKDIPGLVMPTPSGAFYVFPDVSAFFGRTTAEGQVIKNSADLALYLLSDAHVAAVSGEAFGAPQCMRFSTAAADDKLVEAFQRIKKSLAKL from the coding sequence ATGCCCGAAGTACTTGCCCCCGCGTCGCCGCTCTCCAACCGCTTGCTGGCGATGACGGAATCGGCGACCATTGCCATGGCCAAAAAAGCCCGCGAATTGGCCGCGCTGGGCGTTGACGTCATCAGCCTGAGCTTCGGCGAGCCTGATTTTCAGACGCCCCAGTACATCAAGGACGCCGCCAAGAAGGCCGTTGACGATGGCTTCACGTTCTACACGCCGGTGCCCGGCACGCTGGAGTTGCGCCAAGCCATCTGCGCTAAGCTGAAGAAGGAGAACGACTTGGACTACCTGCCCACCAATATTGTGGTGAGCACCGGCGCCAAGCAGGCCTTGGCCAACGCCATCCTCAGCCTGGTGAACCCCGGCGATGAGGTCATTGTCTTTTCGCCTTACTGGGTGAGCTACGAGGAGATGGTGAAGCTGGCCGAGGGCGTGCCCGTGCCGCTGGTGGGCAGCCTCGAAAACGACTACAAGGCCACCGCCGCGCAGCTCGAAGCCGCCATCACGCCCCGTACCAAGCTCATCATGTACTCCTCGCCGTGCAACCCCACGGGGGCCGTGTTCAGCAAGGAGGAGCTGGGCGAAATTGCCGCCGTGCTGGCCCGCCACCCGCAGGTGTATGCCCTGGCCGACGAGATTTACGAGTACATCAACTTCGTGGGCGAGCACTACAGCCTGGCCCGTTTTCCGGAGGTTAAAGACCGGGTAATCACCGTTAATGGCTTCTCGAAGGGCTACGCCATGACCGGCTGGCGCCTGGGCTACCTCGCCGCCCGCGCCGATATTGCCTCGGCCTGCGATAAGCTCCAGGGCCAAATCACGTCCGGCACCTGCTCCATCGCCCAGAAGGCCGGCACCGCCGCCCTAATCGGTGGCCACGGCAGCGCCGACGAGATGGTAACGGCCTACCACCGCCGCCGCGACCTGGTGTTGGACATCGCCAAGGACATTCCCGGCCTGGTGATGCCCACGCCGAGCGGCGCGTTCTATGTATTTCCGGACGTGTCGGCGTTCTTCGGCCGCACCACAGCCGAGGGTCAGGTCATCAAAAATTCGGCCGATTTAGCCCTCTACCTGCTCAGTGATGCCCACGTGGCCGCCGTGTCGGGCGAGGCGTTTGGGGCCCCGCAGTGCATGCGCTTCAGCACCGCCGCCGCTGATGATAAGCTGGTGGAAGCCTTCCAGCGCATCAAGAAGAGCCTGGCCAAATTGTAG
- a CDS encoding MarR family winged helix-turn-helix transcriptional regulator — translation MRIEDEIKQPVFRNAYEKAIINLTYTAGWLEMRQAAAFKPFGLTLPQFNLLRILRGQHPRPATVALLIDRMLDKTSNASRIVDRLEEKQLVTRTVCPANRRAVDIRITEAGLALLSRLATDNVLEPERLGLGRFSEEELQQLSDLLDKMRAAD, via the coding sequence ATGCGCATCGAAGACGAAATCAAGCAACCTGTGTTCCGCAATGCCTACGAAAAGGCCATTATCAACCTTACCTACACGGCCGGCTGGCTGGAGATGCGGCAGGCGGCGGCCTTCAAGCCCTTTGGCCTTACGCTGCCGCAGTTCAACCTGCTGCGCATTTTGCGCGGCCAGCACCCGCGGCCGGCCACCGTGGCCTTGCTCATCGACCGGATGCTGGACAAAACCAGCAACGCCTCGCGCATCGTGGACCGCCTCGAAGAGAAGCAGCTCGTGACCCGCACCGTGTGCCCCGCCAACCGCCGCGCCGTCGATATCCGCATCACCGAAGCGGGCCTGGCGCTGCTCAGCCGCCTCGCAACCGACAACGTGCTCGAACCCGAGCGCCTGGGCCTGGGCCGCTTTTCCGAGGAAGAGTTGCAGCAGCTCAGCGACTTGCTCGACAAAATGCGGGCAGCCGATTAG
- a CDS encoding GAF domain-containing protein, protein MPVSAVDTAAAAPFVTGAAPGGPGPGPSVFPFATALSLEPLLAYWRARETDTNPGLALLARAIARQAARTPALRGPLPDPAVLDQARDLLETMMLAVFPTAATDSAISGAVPPFGRTSFYYTPRFAEVLLNKERTIKQPLNLDLAQMEGYMARMAYQLVLHRVYGVELPAAGAIIFTVPDYKIGLYRHYGVSVDSSFIQVRVVGGAPVLTPAQCEQLGHQRHNLAVWRELLPPAHFALEGFNVLQLVDVTDQEVLSELKYDLLERDVLQASDRLEQIQEKLRVLFARPALQLGIAAYDEKKKDFVDFGRKINHSFLTKQVQHNRADSGFRQIYERLLRERRPLVLSDVARADIPDDLRAQILELGIRSAILALLPYGGDTVGLLEIGSPTAGDLDEFALEKVAQFVPLFAVAVKRNAEDLQTRIQAVMQERFTPIHPTMEWRFADAARRLLARHDEGERGVEMEAIVFADVYPLHGSCDIRGSSTARNAAIEGDLIEHLTLANRVLKKASEHRQLPILDELKFYVNKNLRRLHQGIISGDELSIYESLRLEVEPLFEYLAQHTPELRPVITTYWANIDPRLGILYKRRQAFEQSVTAINDAVSTYLDDEEAKAQAMFPHYFQRFRTDGVEYNIYVGEALVQDKPFDLVFLKNLRLWQLLTMVEITRLTHALAATLPVPLETTQLIYIHGQPLSIRFRQDERQFDVDGAYNIRYEIIKKRIDKATVLGTGERLTQPGRLALVYAQTREATEYHEYIDYLQDRGLLEPGVEELELEELQGAKGLLALRVQVKL, encoded by the coding sequence ATGCCCGTCTCTGCTGTTGATACTGCCGCAGCGGCCCCCTTCGTGACTGGGGCCGCGCCGGGGGGCCCCGGGCCGGGGCCCTCGGTGTTTCCGTTTGCCACGGCCCTCAGCCTGGAGCCGCTGCTGGCCTACTGGCGCGCCCGCGAAACGGATACTAACCCCGGCTTGGCGCTGCTGGCCCGCGCCATTGCCCGGCAGGCGGCGCGCACGCCCGCACTGCGGGGCCCCCTGCCCGACCCGGCGGTGCTCGACCAGGCGCGCGACTTGCTCGAAACGATGATGCTGGCCGTGTTCCCAACTGCGGCTACGGACTCTGCCATCAGCGGGGCCGTTCCACCGTTTGGGCGCACGAGCTTTTACTACACGCCGCGCTTTGCCGAGGTGCTTCTCAACAAAGAGCGCACCATCAAACAGCCCCTGAACCTCGACTTGGCGCAGATGGAAGGGTACATGGCGCGCATGGCCTACCAGCTCGTGCTGCACCGCGTGTACGGCGTGGAGCTGCCAGCGGCGGGGGCCATCATTTTCACAGTACCCGACTACAAAATCGGCCTCTACCGCCACTACGGGGTCAGCGTCGATTCGTCGTTCATACAGGTGCGGGTGGTGGGCGGGGCCCCCGTGCTCACGCCGGCCCAGTGCGAGCAGCTGGGCCACCAGCGCCACAACCTGGCCGTGTGGCGCGAGTTGCTGCCGCCCGCGCACTTCGCGCTTGAGGGCTTCAACGTGCTGCAACTGGTGGACGTGACGGACCAGGAAGTGCTGTCGGAGCTGAAGTACGACCTGCTGGAGCGCGACGTGCTGCAAGCGTCCGACCGGCTGGAGCAAATTCAGGAGAAGCTGCGGGTACTGTTTGCGCGGCCCGCCTTGCAGCTCGGCATCGCGGCCTACGACGAGAAGAAGAAGGATTTCGTGGACTTCGGCCGCAAAATCAACCACAGCTTCCTCACCAAGCAGGTGCAGCACAACCGGGCCGACAGCGGCTTCCGGCAGATTTACGAGCGGCTGCTGCGCGAGCGCCGCCCGCTGGTGCTCTCCGACGTGGCACGGGCCGACATTCCGGACGACCTACGGGCCCAGATTCTGGAGCTGGGCATCCGCTCGGCCATCCTGGCCCTGCTGCCCTACGGCGGCGATACGGTGGGCCTGCTCGAAATCGGCTCGCCCACCGCCGGCGACCTGGATGAGTTCGCCTTAGAGAAGGTCGCGCAGTTCGTGCCGCTGTTTGCCGTAGCCGTGAAGCGCAACGCCGAGGACCTGCAGACCCGCATCCAGGCCGTGATGCAGGAGCGGTTTACTCCCATCCACCCCACAATGGAGTGGCGCTTCGCCGACGCGGCCCGCCGCCTGCTGGCCCGCCACGACGAGGGCGAGCGCGGAGTCGAGATGGAGGCCATCGTGTTCGCCGACGTGTACCCGCTACACGGCTCCTGCGACATTCGCGGCAGCAGCACAGCCCGCAACGCGGCCATCGAGGGCGACCTCATTGAGCACCTCACCCTAGCCAACCGGGTGCTGAAAAAAGCGTCGGAGCACCGGCAGCTGCCCATTCTGGACGAGCTGAAGTTCTACGTCAACAAGAACCTGCGCCGCCTGCACCAGGGCATCATCAGCGGCGACGAGCTGAGCATCTACGAGTCGCTGCGCCTGGAAGTGGAACCACTCTTCGAGTACCTGGCCCAGCATACGCCCGAGCTACGGCCGGTTATCACCACTTACTGGGCCAACATCGACCCGCGCCTAGGCATTTTGTACAAGCGCCGGCAGGCGTTCGAGCAGAGCGTGACGGCCATCAACGACGCGGTGAGCACCTACCTCGACGACGAGGAAGCCAAGGCCCAGGCCATGTTCCCGCACTACTTCCAGCGCTTCCGCACCGACGGTGTGGAGTACAATATTTACGTGGGCGAGGCCCTGGTACAGGACAAGCCGTTCGACCTGGTGTTCCTCAAAAACCTGCGGCTGTGGCAGTTACTTACGATGGTGGAAATCACGCGGCTCACCCACGCGCTGGCGGCCACCCTGCCCGTGCCACTCGAAACCACCCAGCTCATCTACATCCACGGCCAGCCGCTGAGCATCCGCTTCCGGCAGGACGAACGCCAGTTCGACGTAGACGGGGCCTACAACATCCGCTACGAAATCATCAAGAAACGCATCGACAAGGCCACCGTGCTCGGCACCGGCGAGCGCCTCACGCAGCCCGGCCGCCTGGCCCTGGTGTACGCCCAAACCCGCGAGGCCACAGAGTACCACGAGTACATCGACTACCTCCAGGACCGCGGCCTGCTAGAGCCCGGCGTAGAAGAATTGGAACTGGAAGAGTTGCAAGGCGCAAAGGGCCTGCTGGCCCTGCGCGTGCAAGTGAAGCTGTAA
- a CDS encoding YceI family protein, translating into MKKILFPALLAFAGLAAAPAAQAQTVYKLQPQLSTLGWEGKAVTHGHNGTIQFTGGDLLVKDNTVVGGATTVDMKTIKATDIKDAETQAKFVGHMSGDDFFGSDKNPMSTFKIVSITPIKGAAATADNATIVGDMMIKGVTNRLTFPAKVGVKNGVAAASGKVIIDRTKFGLKYGSKSFFDSIGDKAIYDDFTLDFNVVAKQ; encoded by the coding sequence ATGAAAAAAATTCTGTTCCCCGCCCTGTTGGCCTTTGCCGGCCTCGCGGCCGCTCCCGCCGCCCAAGCCCAAACCGTCTACAAGCTCCAGCCCCAGCTGAGCACCCTGGGCTGGGAAGGCAAGGCCGTGACCCACGGCCACAACGGCACCATCCAGTTCACGGGCGGCGATTTGCTGGTGAAAGACAATACGGTAGTGGGCGGCGCCACCACCGTGGACATGAAAACCATCAAGGCCACCGACATCAAGGACGCCGAAACGCAGGCCAAGTTTGTGGGCCACATGAGCGGCGACGATTTCTTTGGTTCCGACAAAAACCCCATGTCCACGTTCAAAATCGTGAGCATCACCCCAATCAAAGGGGCCGCCGCTACCGCCGACAACGCCACCATCGTGGGCGACATGATGATCAAGGGCGTGACCAATCGCCTCACGTTCCCCGCCAAAGTGGGCGTGAAAAACGGCGTGGCCGCCGCCAGTGGCAAGGTGATTATCGACCGCACTAAGTTCGGCCTGAAGTACGGCTCGAAGTCGTTCTTCGACAGCATCGGCGACAAAGCTATCTACGATGACTTCACGCTGGATTTCAACGTGGTTGCCAAGCAATAA
- a CDS encoding ATP-dependent Clp protease adaptor ClpS, translating to MTTRPQIEFDEDVLLLEETAEPRSLVVYNDEVNTFAHVTKTLIDVCQHQPEQAEQCTLLIHYKGKCSVKNGSYEELEPLCTAIHDRGISADIS from the coding sequence ATGACGACCCGCCCCCAAATTGAGTTCGATGAGGACGTATTGCTGCTCGAAGAAACCGCCGAGCCGCGCAGCCTTGTGGTGTACAACGACGAGGTGAATACCTTCGCCCACGTCACCAAAACCCTGATTGACGTGTGCCAGCACCAGCCCGAGCAGGCCGAGCAGTGCACCCTGCTCATTCACTACAAAGGTAAGTGCAGCGTCAAAAACGGCTCGTACGAGGAGCTGGAGCCCCTGTGCACGGCCATCCACGACCGGGGCATTTCGGCGGATATTTCCTAG